A genomic window from Gossypium hirsutum isolate 1008001.06 chromosome D10, Gossypium_hirsutum_v2.1, whole genome shotgun sequence includes:
- the LOC107937742 gene encoding uncharacterized protein, with translation MASTLLLALVFVIDLIAFGLAVAAEQRRSTATVGNNGKESYCVYDKDIATGLAVGSFLFLLLGQILIMVASRCLCCGKAMKPSGSRAWAVVLFITCWVFFLIAEVCLLAGSVRNAYHTKYKNLLDNPPSCATLRKGVFGAGAAFVFLTAVVSELYYVSYSKAARDEKPNNYGRDTGVRMGNL, from the exons ATGGCTTCAACGTTGTTACTGGCTCTGGTTTTTGTGATTGATCTTATTGCTTTTGGACTTGCTGTTGCTGCTGAGCAAAGGAGAAGCACT GCCACTGTTGGCAATAATGGGAAAGAAAGTTATTGTGTTTATGATAAGGATATTGCAACTGGCTTAGCTGTAGGTTCATTCCTTTTCCTTCTACTCGGTCAGATACTAATCATGGTGGCGAGCCGATGCTTATGCTGTGGTAAAGCCATGAAACCTAGTGGTTCTAGAGCATGGGCAGTTGTACTCTTCATCACTTGCTG GGTGTTCTTTCTCATCGCGGAGGTATGCTTGCTAGCAGGGTCGGTCCGTAACGCATACCACACCAAATACAAGAATCTCTTGGATAATCCTCCATCATGTGCAACGTTGAGAAAAGGTGTGTTTGGCGCCGGGGCTGCATTCGTTTTCTTAACGGCCGTAGTTTCCGAGCTTTACTACGTTAGCTACTCGAAAGCAGCTAGGGATGAGAAGCCTAACAACTATGGTAGGGACACTGGAGTGAGAATGGGAAACCTATAA